A portion of the Nitrospirota bacterium genome contains these proteins:
- a CDS encoding HD domain-containing phosphohydrolase, whose product MPPPLASILFMLDKIDRLRIPASTGREVECILVRQVSRELDRGLPWQEGHGRRTAATSLLIGEALGLAPAQLHDLTLAALLHDIGLLMLPSHLAERTDSLNHECYLAIQNHSRLGATLLEPFLFLKEAAILIAHHHERWDGSGYPYGIRGAFVPLGARILAIADAYDAIKVPDSSSSIRNLVALRILQVSSGTQFDPALVQVLFRIMNALPEHDRTNFPLTTNTLLTQ is encoded by the coding sequence ATGCCACCTCCGCTCGCCAGCATCTTATTCATGCTGGATAAGATTGATCGTCTTCGCATACCCGCGTCCACTGGCCGGGAGGTCGAATGTATCCTCGTACGGCAAGTGAGCAGGGAGTTGGATCGTGGGCTCCCGTGGCAAGAAGGTCACGGGCGCCGCACGGCTGCGACCTCGTTACTGATCGGAGAAGCACTCGGTCTCGCTCCTGCCCAGTTGCACGACCTCACGCTCGCCGCGTTGCTGCATGACATCGGACTGTTGATGCTCCCGTCCCATCTTGCTGAACGCACGGACTCCCTCAATCACGAATGCTATCTCGCCATTCAGAACCATTCACGACTTGGCGCGACGCTCCTTGAGCCATTTCTGTTCTTGAAGGAAGCGGCAATCCTTATTGCCCATCACCACGAACGCTGGGACGGGTCCGGCTATCCCTACGGAATCAGAGGCGCCTTTGTCCCCCTCGGAGCAAGAATTTTGGCCATTGCCGACGCGTACGACGCGATCAAAGTGCCGGACTCAAGTTCTTCTATCAGAAATCTGGTTGCGCTCAGGATTCTCCAGGTGTCATCAGGGACCCAATTCGATCCGGCTTTGGTGCAAGTCCTTTTTCGGATTATGAACGCCCTACCAGAGCATGACCGCACGAATTTCCCACTTACGACCAACACTTTACTAACACAGTAG